The following proteins come from a genomic window of Enterobacter chengduensis:
- a CDS encoding DnaB-like helicase C-terminal domain-containing protein encodes MTDMNMIPQNIEAEQSVLGGMMLDSGSDRCQTAMSMLKPESFYIRPHQVIFAEMRELVANQKPIDLITLIESLESKGLGEQAGGFAYMAEISKNTPSAANIVHYAMLVREKAMERYGIDKLTSATELLFSRNGMTTSQKFDAIQTLFTDIADYAKTGNRRGLREFSEVMGDWVDEVEARWSDSDATRGLSTGIGSLDDLLQPKGLVKGALMVIGARPKMGKTTLYSQLAVNCAEVEQLPALMFSLEMPDKQIVERMIGQVSRVNTDVFYGDRYDDAQVAMAFAAGGRLAQTGNLYVDDTPGITLAHIVAESRRIKRERGAVGMVLVDYLTLMTADKADRNDLAYGIITKGLKNLAKELNCIVVLLTQLNRDLEKRTNKRPMPSDSRDTGQIEQDCDYWIGIYREGAYDENADQAATELLLRLNRHGPTGVVYCDQRNGAIYDCDQAAAEQKRRANDARPNNKREF; translated from the coding sequence ATGACCGACATGAACATGATCCCTCAGAACATCGAAGCCGAACAAAGTGTGCTGGGCGGCATGATGCTGGATAGCGGTAGTGATCGCTGCCAGACCGCTATGTCGATGCTCAAACCAGAATCGTTCTACATCCGCCCCCACCAGGTGATTTTCGCCGAGATGCGGGAGCTGGTAGCCAACCAGAAGCCTATCGACCTGATCACCCTGATTGAGTCGCTGGAATCTAAAGGGCTTGGCGAGCAGGCTGGTGGATTCGCTTACATGGCTGAGATATCCAAAAACACTCCCAGCGCGGCGAACATCGTTCACTACGCCATGCTGGTGCGCGAGAAAGCCATGGAGCGCTACGGCATAGACAAGCTGACCAGCGCCACTGAACTGCTGTTCTCCCGCAACGGGATGACCACCAGCCAGAAGTTTGACGCTATTCAGACCCTGTTCACCGATATCGCTGACTACGCGAAAACCGGTAACCGCCGAGGGCTTCGCGAGTTTTCGGAAGTGATGGGCGACTGGGTGGACGAGGTGGAAGCGCGCTGGAGCGACTCAGACGCAACGCGTGGACTGTCGACGGGGATTGGCTCGCTGGATGACCTGCTGCAACCGAAAGGGCTGGTTAAAGGCGCTTTGATGGTGATCGGCGCACGTCCAAAGATGGGTAAAACCACGCTGTATAGCCAGCTGGCCGTCAACTGTGCCGAAGTTGAACAGCTCCCCGCGCTGATGTTCAGCCTCGAAATGCCGGATAAGCAGATTGTGGAGCGCATGATCGGGCAGGTCAGCCGCGTTAATACCGACGTGTTTTATGGCGATCGGTACGACGACGCGCAGGTGGCAATGGCTTTTGCTGCTGGTGGACGTCTGGCCCAGACCGGAAATCTGTACGTCGACGACACGCCCGGGATAACGCTGGCACACATCGTCGCAGAGTCACGTCGCATCAAACGCGAACGCGGCGCTGTCGGCATGGTGCTGGTGGACTACCTGACCCTGATGACCGCCGACAAGGCTGACCGTAACGATCTGGCCTACGGGATTATTACGAAGGGGCTGAAGAACCTGGCGAAGGAACTGAACTGCATCGTGGTGCTGCTTACTCAGCTGAATCGCGATCTGGAGAAGCGCACCAACAAACGCCCGATGCCTAGTGATTCCCGCGACACCGGGCAGATTGAGCAGGATTGTGATTACTGGATCGGTATTTACCGCGAAGGCGCATACGACGAAAACGCAGATCAGGCGGCTACCGAATTGCTGTTGCGCCTGAACCGCCACGGCCCGACAGGCGTTGTTTATTGTGACCAGCGCAACGGGGCGATCTACGACTGTGACCAGGCTGCTGCTGAGCAGAAACGCCGCGCGAATGATGCCAGACCCAACAACAAGAGGGAATTTTGA
- a CDS encoding DUF4406 domain-containing protein, whose protein sequence is MKIYIAGPMTGIAKYNRPAFHFEAMRLASEGHVVLNPATLPDGLSQPEYMDICLAMLRCAEGIFLLSGWQNSAGAKAEHALAQKLDLEIIHQESAV, encoded by the coding sequence ATGAAAATTTACATTGCTGGGCCAATGACCGGCATCGCGAAATATAACCGTCCTGCGTTCCATTTCGAGGCTATGCGCCTGGCTTCGGAAGGCCATGTGGTGTTAAACCCCGCGACGCTTCCCGATGGCCTGAGCCAGCCAGAGTACATGGATATTTGTCTCGCGATGCTCCGCTGCGCTGAAGGCATTTTCCTGCTGTCCGGCTGGCAGAACTCCGCAGGCGCAAAAGCGGAACACGCTCTGGCTCAAAAGCTGGATCTGGAAATCATTCATCAGGAGAGTGCGGTATGA
- a CDS encoding ead/Ea22-like family protein — MSNIDKQALREAAEAAIGAHERLSVMPPDDIFDISLAEGTQLDADITALNALNSTANPATVLALLDELEAKDKRIADLKEAFSIALSAAGIDVPAAAGKGEAS; from the coding sequence ATGAGCAACATCGACAAACAGGCGCTGCGTGAAGCGGCTGAGGCAGCAATTGGGGCACATGAGCGCCTTAGTGTTATGCCTCCTGATGATATTTTCGATATCTCACTGGCCGAAGGAACCCAGCTTGATGCAGATATCACCGCGTTGAACGCTCTGAACTCTACAGCCAACCCCGCCACCGTGCTGGCGCTGCTGGATGAGCTGGAAGCCAAAGACAAGCGGATTGCAGATTTGAAGGAGGCATTCAGCATTGCATTGTCTGCTGCTGGTATCGATGTCCCCGCCGCAGCCGGTAAAGGAGAGGCATCATGA
- a CDS encoding recombination protein NinB produces the protein MSQQFHLVNESVKQNAINYIRQLPVDSNRPLILDVKESTRTAIQNRKMWPLLKDLSDQVLWFGNKYDSDDWKDLITALVAKTKKQEQRMAPGLDGGVVMFGQRTSKMTIPQMVEVIEAIYWFGTQQGVTFSEQSRNEIEWAKRWGDSNAK, from the coding sequence GTGAGCCAACAATTCCACCTCGTTAACGAAAGCGTTAAGCAGAACGCTATCAACTACATTCGTCAGTTGCCGGTCGACAGCAATCGCCCGCTGATTCTCGACGTGAAAGAATCGACGCGCACCGCCATTCAAAACCGCAAGATGTGGCCGCTACTGAAAGACCTTTCCGACCAGGTTCTCTGGTTCGGCAATAAATACGATTCCGACGACTGGAAAGACCTCATCACCGCGCTGGTGGCGAAGACCAAAAAGCAGGAACAGCGAATGGCCCCCGGCCTTGATGGCGGTGTCGTTATGTTCGGCCAGCGCACCAGCAAAATGACCATTCCCCAGATGGTAGAGGTCATTGAGGCGATTTACTGGTTCGGCACCCAGCAGGGCGTCACCTTCAGCGAACAATCCCGCAATGAAATCGAGTGGGCGAAGCGTTGGGGGGACAGCAATGCGAAATAA
- a CDS encoding DUF1364 family protein, translating into MRNNPSQRTYRSKKWLAAVGQIEQCVLCGSWGTQVAHRNEGKGMGLKADDCATAAICVCCHDSIDNGSKLSRDERRQLMDRAIVLTVIQIARLGLVVPA; encoded by the coding sequence ATGCGAAATAACCCTAGTCAGAGAACCTACCGCAGCAAAAAATGGCTCGCTGCTGTAGGGCAGATCGAACAGTGCGTGTTATGCGGTTCGTGGGGGACGCAGGTGGCGCATCGCAATGAAGGAAAAGGCATGGGCCTGAAAGCCGATGATTGCGCCACGGCGGCGATCTGCGTTTGCTGCCACGACAGCATCGACAACGGGAGCAAGCTATCGCGCGACGAACGCCGCCAGCTGATGGACCGCGCTATCGTTCTGACCGTTATCCAGATCGCCCGCCTTGGGCTGGTGGTGCCAGCATGA
- a CDS encoding RusA family crossover junction endodeoxyribonuclease, with translation MKIYDITPVAKPRMTRSDRWRSRPETSAYWFFKAQVRRLGITLPESGYHITFVLPMPKSWSKKKRQQHDGQPHQTKPDKDNLEKALLDAIFDDDCRIWDGRVTKRWGETGQIIIQENAE, from the coding sequence ATGAAAATTTACGATATCACTCCTGTCGCCAAGCCTCGCATGACCCGAAGCGATCGCTGGCGCAGTAGGCCGGAAACCTCCGCTTACTGGTTCTTTAAAGCTCAGGTGCGCCGTCTCGGTATAACCCTCCCGGAATCCGGTTACCACATAACATTCGTATTGCCCATGCCGAAAAGCTGGAGCAAGAAGAAGCGTCAGCAGCATGATGGCCAGCCACACCAGACCAAGCCGGATAAGGACAATCTGGAGAAAGCGTTACTGGATGCGATATTCGATGATGACTGTCGGATATGGGACGGCAGAGTAACGAAACGATGGGGAGAGACAGGCCAGATCATTATCCAGGAGAATGCAGAATGA
- a CDS encoding methyltransferase domain-containing protein, with protein sequence MKSFYQELNSGLVFLPELGIGRYPVPASRPYDEQYFAKYQQLADTETGRALTQSRIELVARHFHGPVLDVGIGAGQFVSTRPGTLGYDVNPAGIAWLNERGAFADLYACQWRALTMWDVLEHIDEPELAVQQATEFVFVSIPIFTDAGDILRSHHFRKNEHIWYFTDDGIKRWFAEQGFECVEHNNIECELGRKGVGTYAFRRT encoded by the coding sequence ATGAAGTCGTTTTATCAGGAACTGAACAGCGGGCTGGTATTCCTCCCGGAGCTGGGCATCGGTCGTTATCCGGTTCCGGCATCTCGCCCGTATGACGAGCAGTATTTCGCGAAGTATCAGCAGCTGGCCGATACCGAAACGGGGCGAGCATTAACGCAGTCCAGAATTGAGCTGGTGGCGCGCCATTTTCACGGCCCTGTTCTCGACGTTGGTATCGGTGCCGGTCAGTTCGTCTCTACCCGACCGGGAACGCTTGGGTATGACGTTAATCCGGCTGGTATCGCCTGGCTGAACGAGCGGGGCGCATTCGCTGACCTCTACGCCTGTCAGTGGCGCGCGCTGACGATGTGGGATGTACTGGAGCACATCGACGAGCCGGAGCTGGCGGTACAGCAGGCTACAGAGTTTGTTTTCGTGTCGATCCCCATTTTTACCGATGCCGGAGACATTCTTCGCTCGCACCATTTCAGGAAGAACGAGCACATCTGGTATTTCACTGACGATGGTATTAAGCGCTGGTTTGCTGAGCAGGGCTTTGAATGCGTGGAACACAACAATATCGAGTGTGAGCTCGGGCGCAAGGGTGTTGGCACTTACGCTTTCAGGCGTACTTGA
- a CDS encoding putative holin, with protein MSDPLTVAGGFAAGTVGVTLATLFPEATPGVMLFSLGGAALYVLTSEPHQIWKQAVFAIISFLGGVSFAVPMATIMAGVINSALSLLTPPVTIEVSPNIGALVAASISVAILLRILSKSKNGSLPGLDGGDE; from the coding sequence ATGTCTGATCCATTAACTGTAGCTGGTGGGTTTGCTGCCGGGACTGTGGGGGTGACGCTTGCCACTCTATTTCCCGAAGCCACTCCCGGCGTAATGCTTTTCTCCCTCGGAGGTGCTGCGCTCTATGTGTTGACGTCTGAGCCGCACCAGATATGGAAACAGGCGGTATTCGCGATTATTTCGTTTCTTGGCGGCGTCTCGTTCGCGGTGCCTATGGCGACCATCATGGCTGGCGTTATTAACTCTGCACTGAGTTTGCTGACACCACCAGTGACCATCGAAGTATCACCAAATATCGGCGCGCTGGTCGCCGCATCCATTTCGGTCGCTATCCTCCTTCGCATTTTGTCCAAATCCAAAAACGGGAGCCTTCCCGGACTGGATGGGGGTGATGAATGA
- a CDS encoding phage holin family protein, protein MTWDSLMLHANAVVCLLIMFRLMFFNKTGKAYRLGVSLFAYLIILSAGYTAFRIIHGDYVQVDPGEFMLNATVCVAVWVAGGNLAKFVRAT, encoded by the coding sequence ATGACATGGGATTCGCTGATGCTTCACGCAAACGCAGTGGTTTGCCTGCTGATAATGTTCCGTCTGATGTTCTTCAATAAGACGGGGAAAGCGTATCGGCTTGGCGTCTCATTGTTTGCGTACCTGATTATTCTTTCAGCCGGATATACCGCATTCCGGATTATCCATGGCGATTACGTACAGGTCGACCCTGGTGAATTCATGCTGAATGCGACTGTTTGCGTTGCGGTATGGGTGGCTGGCGGGAATCTGGCAAAATTTGTGAGAGCAACATAG
- a CDS encoding glycoside hydrolase family 19 protein, which produces MNQSQFQMAAGISAGLAARWFQPVDAAMKEFGITAPADQAMFIAQVGHESGGFSAVVENLNYTPSALVATFGKRITQQQADALGRTTEHAARQDAIANLVYSNRLGNKAPGDGWKYRGRGLIQITGLDNYRTCGAALKLDLVTSPEQLEQELQAARSAAWFYTSKGCMAYGADITRVTRIINGGLNGIDDRKIRYNKARAALLV; this is translated from the coding sequence ATGAATCAATCTCAATTTCAAATGGCGGCTGGTATCAGCGCCGGGTTGGCTGCGCGCTGGTTTCAGCCAGTAGATGCGGCGATGAAAGAATTTGGCATTACAGCACCTGCGGATCAGGCCATGTTCATCGCTCAGGTAGGTCATGAGTCTGGTGGCTTTAGCGCTGTAGTTGAAAATTTGAACTACACGCCATCGGCGCTGGTGGCGACCTTCGGAAAGAGGATCACACAGCAGCAGGCTGATGCGCTTGGCAGAACAACCGAACACGCAGCCCGCCAGGATGCCATCGCCAATCTGGTGTATAGCAACCGCCTGGGTAACAAAGCGCCCGGCGACGGCTGGAAATATCGCGGCAGAGGGTTAATTCAAATCACTGGCCTCGACAATTATCGCACCTGCGGGGCGGCGCTGAAGTTAGACCTCGTTACTTCACCTGAACAGCTCGAACAGGAACTTCAGGCAGCACGCTCTGCCGCCTGGTTCTACACATCCAAAGGGTGCATGGCCTACGGTGCCGATATTACTCGTGTTACGCGCATCATTAACGGCGGCCTGAATGGCATTGATGACCGCAAGATCCGCTACAACAAAGCGCGGGCGGCGCTGCTGGTATGA
- the lysC gene encoding Rz1-like lysis system protein LysC: MPSSRSHWSHREPRTISKLLLRMMIVLFVLCLLAQLSGCTNTRMVYVPVPVVPLPASLTAETPQPDLPDPFTWGASLNLNVALLSALAQCNRDKADIRTFENNRAAQTDGTIKR, translated from the coding sequence ATGCCAAGCAGCAGATCGCACTGGAGTCACAGAGAGCCGAGAACGATATCAAAGCTGCTGTTGCGGATGATGATTGTGCTGTTCGTGTTGTGCCTGCTGGCGCAGTTAAGCGGATGCACGAATACGCGAATGGTCTACGTTCCGGTTCCGGTAGTTCCGTTACCAGCCAGCCTGACGGCTGAAACACCCCAGCCAGATTTACCCGACCCGTTTACGTGGGGAGCAAGTCTTAACCTGAATGTCGCGTTGCTGTCAGCGCTGGCGCAGTGCAACAGGGATAAGGCTGATATCAGGACTTTCGAGAACAACAGGGCAGCACAAACCGATGGCACGATTAAACGTTGA
- a CDS encoding putative metallopeptidase — MNRPHPPAHFTMPPDPKPYISIMPASDVGEWMNQHILSDEGDLYNPDHQHLLEADLCFLWASNAFEKKGRSVLGQAEEVAMRAGGWQKARMEQQMYEWFGRVPQFIITLAADYCSQCSDLEFCALIEHELYHICQATDEFGAPKFTQEGQPKLKLRGHDVEEFVGVVRRYGASRDVQEMIDAANQPAEVAHLDIARACGTCMLRLA, encoded by the coding sequence ATGAACAGACCACACCCACCAGCGCATTTTACGATGCCACCTGACCCGAAGCCGTACATCAGCATAATGCCCGCCAGTGACGTTGGCGAGTGGATGAATCAGCACATCCTGAGCGATGAGGGTGATCTCTACAACCCTGACCACCAGCATTTGCTTGAAGCGGATCTGTGCTTTCTCTGGGCATCGAACGCTTTCGAGAAGAAAGGGCGCTCCGTGCTGGGGCAGGCGGAAGAAGTGGCAATGCGGGCAGGAGGCTGGCAGAAAGCGCGGATGGAGCAGCAGATGTATGAGTGGTTCGGCAGGGTGCCGCAGTTCATCATCACGCTGGCCGCCGATTACTGCTCGCAATGTTCCGATCTGGAATTCTGCGCGCTGATAGAGCACGAGCTTTATCACATCTGCCAGGCGACAGATGAATTTGGCGCGCCGAAGTTCACGCAGGAAGGGCAGCCAAAGCTGAAGCTGCGCGGCCATGACGTGGAAGAGTTTGTGGGCGTGGTTCGCCGTTACGGTGCAAGCCGGGACGTGCAGGAAATGATTGATGCGGCGAATCAGCCAGCGGAGGTTGCTCATCTCGATATTGCCAGAGCGTGCGGGACGTGCATGCTGCGACTGGCTTAA
- a CDS encoding DUF2280 domain-containing protein yields MAALKPDVKAFIIQSLACYDTPSQVVEAVQKEFGIKITRQQAESHDPTKASGKTLAKKWIEMFHATRERFLTETSDIPIANKSYRLRVLDRMATKTEGMKNFSLTAQLIEQAAKEVGDAYTNKLKVESTGKDGGPIKTETTNLTADQAAELYRKMMG; encoded by the coding sequence ATGGCTGCATTAAAACCTGATGTGAAAGCCTTCATCATTCAATCGCTTGCGTGCTATGACACGCCATCGCAGGTGGTCGAGGCTGTCCAAAAAGAATTCGGGATCAAGATCACCCGCCAGCAGGCTGAATCTCACGACCCCACGAAGGCCAGCGGTAAGACGCTCGCCAAGAAGTGGATCGAGATGTTCCACGCTACGCGCGAACGGTTCCTGACCGAAACCAGCGACATTCCGATCGCGAACAAATCCTATCGCCTCCGCGTGCTTGACCGCATGGCAACCAAAACCGAGGGGATGAAAAACTTCTCCCTGACGGCGCAGCTGATTGAACAGGCCGCGAAAGAGGTTGGCGACGCTTACACCAATAAGCTGAAGGTTGAAAGCACTGGCAAGGATGGCGGCCCGATCAAGACCGAGACGACCAACCTCACCGCAGATCAGGCCGCAGAGCTTTACCGCAAGATGATGGGGTGA
- a CDS encoding TerL protein, translating to MPLPFEFDFRNPDYQMVFEWRMERLQRIRQNPEMLPALKQFYRTNPAQFIIDWGMTTDPRNIDYGLPVTIPFLLFPKQEEWIHWIMERRERLENGITEKSREMGLSWTAIGLACSLCLFNKEMVIGFGSRKEEYVDSTGDPKALFWKARKFVETLPVEFRGSWDEKKHAPYMRVEFPDTGAVIKGEAGDNIGRGDRTTLYLVDEAAFLQRPLLIDAALSQTTRCRIDLSSVNGMANPFAQKRHGGKIPVFTFHWRNDPRKDEEWYRRECEKIDNPVVVAQELDLNYSASAEGVLIPSDWVQAAVDAHIKLGIQPTGKRLGAMDVADEGRDKNAFSTRHGFLLENVREWSGVGSDIYQSVEKVFGFCEQDNLEEFRFDEDGLGAGVRGDARAINELRNAARRPSILATPFRGSGAVFDPDDEAVRGDNGQAARLNKDFFANAKAQSWWRLRKLFQNTYRAVVEGMAYNPDEIISISSAMASKDKLIIELSQPTYSINGVGKIVVDKQPDGTKSPNLADSVMISYAPMNSALNIWELLGRQA from the coding sequence ATGCCTCTACCGTTTGAATTCGATTTCAGGAACCCTGATTACCAGATGGTTTTTGAATGGCGGATGGAACGCCTACAGCGCATTCGCCAGAACCCCGAAATGCTGCCAGCGCTAAAGCAGTTTTACCGCACCAACCCCGCCCAGTTCATCATCGACTGGGGCATGACGACAGACCCGCGAAACATCGATTATGGCCTGCCGGTCACCATCCCTTTTCTGCTGTTCCCGAAACAGGAAGAGTGGATTCACTGGATCATGGAGCGGCGCGAACGGCTGGAGAACGGCATCACCGAAAAGAGCCGCGAAATGGGGCTCAGCTGGACGGCGATCGGGCTGGCTTGTTCGCTCTGCCTGTTCAACAAAGAAATGGTTATTGGCTTCGGATCCCGTAAAGAGGAATACGTCGACAGCACCGGTGACCCGAAAGCGCTGTTCTGGAAGGCGCGCAAGTTCGTGGAAACGCTGCCCGTTGAGTTTCGCGGTTCGTGGGACGAGAAGAAGCACGCACCGTACATGCGCGTTGAGTTTCCCGATACTGGCGCGGTCATCAAAGGTGAGGCTGGCGACAATATCGGTCGTGGTGACCGTACCACGCTCTACCTGGTGGATGAGGCTGCATTCCTCCAGCGTCCTCTGTTGATTGACGCGGCGCTGTCGCAAACCACCCGCTGCCGTATCGACCTGAGTTCGGTTAACGGCATGGCGAACCCGTTCGCGCAGAAGCGTCACGGCGGGAAGATACCGGTATTCACATTCCACTGGCGAAACGACCCGCGCAAGGATGAAGAGTGGTATCGCAGGGAATGCGAGAAAATCGACAATCCGGTGGTGGTGGCGCAGGAACTTGACCTGAACTACAGCGCATCAGCGGAAGGCGTCCTGATCCCGTCCGACTGGGTACAGGCTGCCGTCGACGCGCATATCAAGCTGGGCATCCAGCCAACGGGCAAACGGCTTGGCGCGATGGACGTCGCCGACGAAGGCCGGGACAAAAACGCCTTTTCGACCCGTCACGGCTTCCTCCTGGAGAACGTCCGGGAATGGTCCGGCGTGGGCAGCGACATTTACCAGTCCGTTGAGAAGGTCTTCGGCTTTTGCGAACAGGACAACCTCGAAGAGTTTCGCTTCGACGAAGACGGTCTGGGCGCTGGCGTTCGCGGCGATGCGCGCGCCATCAACGAACTGCGTAATGCTGCGCGCCGACCGTCAATACTCGCTACACCGTTTCGCGGTAGCGGCGCGGTGTTTGATCCGGACGACGAAGCGGTGCGCGGTGACAACGGACAGGCCGCCCGACTGAATAAGGACTTCTTCGCTAATGCCAAGGCCCAGAGCTGGTGGCGGTTACGCAAGCTTTTCCAGAATACCTATCGCGCCGTGGTTGAGGGCATGGCCTACAACCCGGACGAAATCATCTCAATCAGCAGCGCCATGGCGAGCAAAGACAAACTCATCATCGAGCTGTCGCAGCCGACCTACTCCATTAACGGCGTGGGGAAAATCGTTGTTGATAAACAGCCTGACGGCACCAAGTCGCCGAACCTCGCCGACTCGGTGATGATCAGCTACGCGCCAATGAATTCAGCCCTGAACATCTGGGAGCTGCTAGGGAGACAGGCCTGA
- a CDS encoding DUF1073 domain-containing protein — MARNKQASQRTAQATADGYENFVARVGMQTPNQHSASTYRANFTSRNRMLVEWSYRSSWIIGEAVDAIPDDMTRKGIRITSEIDAKDRGTLEAQLDELQIWDALNDVLKWSRLYGGAVGFIMIEGQAPMTPLRLETIGEGKFKGILPLDRWMINPVLTRRIKEMGPDLGKPEFYDVVTTATGIPAWRIHHSRLIRFDGVTLPFQQKMTENEWGMSVVERIWDRLTAFDSATVGAAQLVYKAHLRTYKVKKLRELIALGGPAFEALLKNIDLIRQFQSNEGMTLMDSEDTFETHQYSFSGLDDILSQFAEQISGAVGIPLVRLFGQSPKGFSTGDADLANYYDRVSSLQERRLRLPMRRILDIMHRSELGKPLPDDFTFEFNPLWQMSDVDRSTVAVNTTNAISTALGDGLMTRKAAMTDLRENSDVTGIGASITDEDIENAEDEAPPGIGELGDKPPESPGGDPISNEPTADSAGGRGYRKWSLRWFKR; from the coding sequence ATGGCACGAAACAAGCAAGCCTCTCAGCGAACGGCGCAGGCCACCGCTGATGGCTATGAGAACTTTGTCGCCCGCGTGGGGATGCAGACGCCTAACCAGCATTCAGCATCGACCTACCGGGCGAACTTCACCAGCCGCAACCGCATGCTGGTGGAATGGTCCTATCGTTCGTCCTGGATCATCGGCGAGGCGGTCGACGCTATCCCGGACGATATGACCCGAAAAGGCATTCGCATCACCTCGGAGATTGACGCCAAAGACCGTGGCACCCTGGAAGCGCAGCTGGATGAGTTGCAGATCTGGGATGCGCTGAACGACGTGCTGAAATGGTCGCGCCTCTACGGCGGCGCGGTCGGCTTCATCATGATCGAGGGGCAGGCACCAATGACCCCGCTGCGGCTCGAAACCATTGGAGAAGGCAAGTTTAAGGGCATTCTCCCGCTCGACCGCTGGATGATTAACCCGGTCCTGACCCGCCGCATTAAAGAGATGGGGCCGGATCTCGGCAAACCTGAGTTTTACGACGTGGTGACCACTGCCACGGGCATTCCAGCCTGGCGCATCCATCACAGCCGCCTGATTCGCTTCGACGGGGTGACACTGCCATTCCAGCAGAAGATGACCGAAAACGAATGGGGAATGTCGGTTGTAGAGCGTATCTGGGATCGGCTTACTGCGTTCGACAGCGCCACTGTCGGCGCGGCGCAGTTGGTCTACAAAGCGCATCTGCGTACCTACAAAGTGAAAAAGCTCCGTGAGCTTATTGCGCTGGGTGGTCCCGCGTTCGAAGCGCTGCTGAAGAACATCGATCTGATTCGCCAGTTCCAGAGCAATGAAGGCATGACGCTGATGGATTCCGAAGATACTTTCGAAACCCACCAGTACAGCTTCAGTGGTCTGGATGACATTCTTTCGCAGTTCGCTGAGCAGATCAGCGGTGCCGTTGGTATCCCGCTGGTACGCCTGTTCGGTCAGTCCCCGAAAGGCTTCTCAACTGGTGACGCAGACCTCGCCAACTATTACGACCGGGTGAGCTCGTTGCAGGAACGCCGCTTACGGCTGCCGATGCGCCGGATACTGGACATTATGCACCGCTCGGAACTAGGTAAGCCGCTGCCGGACGATTTCACGTTTGAGTTTAACCCGCTATGGCAAATGTCTGACGTTGACCGCTCAACGGTGGCCGTAAACACCACCAACGCGATCAGCACCGCGCTGGGCGACGGATTGATGACGCGTAAGGCGGCAATGACCGACCTGCGCGAAAACTCTGACGTCACTGGCATCGGAGCATCCATTACCGACGAGGATATCGAGAATGCCGAAGACGAAGCGCCGCCAGGCATCGGCGAACTTGGCGACAAACCGCCAGAGTCGCCAGGCGGAGATCCGATATCGAACGAGCCTACGGCAGATAGCGCGGGCGGTCGGGGATATCGTAAATGGTCGCTACGATGGTTCAAACGATAG
- a CDS encoding phage minor head protein has translation MDALERYSEIITPWATKVAENFTADIARQNEKQWRQHSRNISAELRNMVDRAPVGQVMKSIVAEQIKYIKSLPLEAADRVYDIQNKAIEAVVTGGRAEPFAKEIAASGDVSRSRANLIARTELGRATGALDQARALSIGSNGYIWRTAEDGDVRHSHREMEGKFVEWGRPPTLDGMTGHAGELPNCRCYKEIVFPNPHSYLA, from the coding sequence ATGGATGCGCTGGAGCGCTACAGCGAAATCATCACCCCCTGGGCGACGAAGGTTGCTGAGAACTTTACCGCCGACATTGCGCGCCAGAATGAAAAGCAGTGGCGTCAGCACAGCCGGAACATCAGCGCAGAGCTGCGCAATATGGTCGACCGCGCCCCGGTAGGCCAGGTGATGAAATCCATCGTCGCCGAGCAAATTAAGTACATCAAATCGCTGCCTCTTGAGGCCGCCGATCGGGTGTATGACATTCAGAACAAGGCCATCGAGGCCGTTGTGACTGGTGGCCGCGCTGAGCCATTCGCGAAAGAGATAGCTGCGTCCGGTGACGTGTCACGCTCACGAGCGAACCTTATCGCCCGTACCGAGCTTGGACGCGCAACCGGCGCGCTGGATCAGGCGCGTGCGCTGTCAATCGGCTCGAATGGTTATATCTGGCGTACAGCCGAAGATGGCGACGTCCGGCATTCTCATCGGGAGATGGAAGGTAAATTTGTCGAATGGGGCCGACCCCCAACGCTTGACGGCATGACCGGTCACGCTGGCGAGCTCCCGAACTGCCGCTGTTACAAAGAGATCGTCTTCCCCAACCCTCATTCTTATCTCGCCTGA